The following coding sequences are from one Novosphingobium sp. Gsoil 351 window:
- a CDS encoding DUF4112 domain-containing protein, protein MGFELPSLGSDAAAVRQRIEAMEKLLERSLTIPGTKIPIGLDALAGLIPVAGDLITAAMGAWIVWEGKNLGLPKWQLWRMAANVGFDAAIGAVPLVGDVFDFAFRSNSKNLRIIKRHLDRHHPATQVIEG, encoded by the coding sequence ATGGGCTTCGAACTTCCCTCGCTCGGCAGCGACGCCGCCGCGGTTCGCCAGCGGATCGAGGCGATGGAGAAGCTGCTCGAACGCAGCTTGACGATTCCCGGCACGAAGATCCCAATCGGGCTCGATGCGCTGGCCGGGCTGATTCCGGTGGCGGGCGACCTCATCACCGCCGCAATGGGCGCATGGATCGTGTGGGAGGGAAAGAACCTGGGCCTGCCTAAATGGCAGCTGTGGCGGATGGCGGCCAATGTCGGGTTCGATGCCGCCATCGGTGCGGTCCCACTGGTCGGCGATGTGTTCGACTTCGCGTTCCGCTCCAACAGCAAGAACCTGCGGATAATCAAGCGCCACCTCGATCGGCATCATCCCGCGACGCAAGTAATCGAAGGCTGA
- a CDS encoding potassium transporter Kup produces the protein MASAATVSSESVDLNHHNPTGQGLVPLTIGAIGVVFGDIGTSPLYAFREALNQAGSDGLVREEIIGVMSLMLWALFLIVTVKYVIVLMRADNRGEGGVLALLALARGSVRRGSGVVLALGALGAALFYGDAVITPALSVLSAVEGLKTLPGMAEAIPQTRVIWITLVLLVALFAIQPRGTAVVSRLFGPVCIVWFLAIGALGALHIADGPGILAAFLPWHAVRFVASHGVLGLFVLGAVFLTVTGAEALTADMGHFGKRPIRMGWLLLVFPALALNYFGQGAFAIATLDADLARGAAFTNRDWFFQMVPEAIRLPMILLACLATIIASQAVITGAFSLTQQAIQLGLLPRLRIKQTSAGHSGQIYVGFVNWAVLFGVIALVLGFKSSSAMAAAYGIAVTGTMVVTCCLAFVVVRRRWQWSLAASVALIAPFLALDMLFFGANILRVVEGGWVPLTIAACLLVVIWTWVRGRRFVATLEDDGALPLAEMAAALAKRPPPQVDGTAVFLTARSELTPHALLHNLKHNRVLHKHNYVTTVRTMAVPHVSPEDRITVERIDDRFSTIELRYGFMDTPAVRDDLVAAGGAVADAAQASFFIGRNNYAFSSDVGMPVWQDVLFIILHRNAADPTDYFGIPHNRVIELGAQYAI, from the coding sequence ATGGCATCCGCCGCAACCGTTTCGTCCGAATCCGTCGATCTGAACCACCATAACCCGACCGGCCAAGGCCTTGTCCCGCTGACCATCGGCGCGATCGGAGTCGTGTTCGGTGATATCGGGACCAGTCCACTCTACGCGTTTCGCGAGGCGCTCAATCAGGCGGGCTCCGACGGCCTCGTCCGCGAGGAAATCATCGGGGTGATGAGCCTGATGCTGTGGGCCTTGTTCCTGATCGTGACGGTCAAATACGTCATCGTACTAATGCGCGCCGACAACCGCGGCGAAGGCGGGGTGCTGGCGCTGCTGGCGCTGGCGCGTGGATCGGTGCGACGCGGATCGGGCGTGGTCCTGGCGCTGGGCGCGCTGGGCGCGGCGCTGTTCTATGGCGACGCGGTGATCACCCCGGCCTTGTCGGTGCTTTCGGCAGTCGAAGGCCTCAAGACGCTGCCCGGCATGGCCGAAGCGATCCCCCAGACGCGCGTGATCTGGATCACCCTCGTGCTGCTGGTCGCGCTGTTCGCGATCCAGCCACGCGGAACCGCTGTCGTCTCGCGTCTGTTCGGCCCGGTGTGCATCGTTTGGTTCCTGGCGATCGGCGCCCTGGGCGCGCTGCACATCGCCGACGGACCCGGCATCCTCGCCGCCTTCCTGCCGTGGCACGCGGTGAGGTTCGTCGCCAGCCACGGTGTGCTGGGGCTGTTCGTGCTGGGCGCGGTGTTTCTGACCGTGACCGGGGCCGAAGCCCTGACCGCGGACATGGGCCATTTCGGCAAGCGGCCGATCCGGATGGGCTGGCTGCTGCTGGTGTTTCCCGCGCTGGCGCTCAACTACTTCGGCCAGGGCGCGTTCGCGATCGCCACGCTCGACGCCGATCTTGCGCGCGGCGCGGCTTTCACCAACCGCGACTGGTTCTTCCAGATGGTCCCCGAAGCGATCCGCCTGCCGATGATCCTGCTCGCCTGCCTGGCCACGATCATCGCCAGCCAGGCGGTGATCACCGGCGCGTTCAGCCTGACCCAGCAGGCGATCCAGCTTGGCCTTCTCCCGCGGTTGCGGATCAAGCAGACGTCGGCGGGACATTCTGGCCAGATCTACGTCGGCTTCGTCAACTGGGCGGTGCTGTTCGGGGTGATCGCGCTGGTCCTGGGGTTCAAGAGCTCGTCGGCAATGGCCGCGGCCTACGGCATCGCCGTAACGGGCACGATGGTGGTGACTTGCTGCCTGGCGTTCGTGGTGGTCCGACGCCGCTGGCAGTGGAGCCTGGCCGCGTCGGTGGCGCTGATCGCGCCGTTTCTCGCACTCGACATGCTGTTCTTCGGCGCGAACATCCTGCGCGTGGTCGAAGGCGGATGGGTGCCGCTGACGATCGCCGCCTGCCTGCTGGTGGTGATCTGGACCTGGGTACGTGGCCGCCGCTTCGTCGCCACTCTTGAGGACGACGGCGCACTGCCGCTGGCCGAGATGGCCGCCGCGCTGGCCAAGCGCCCGCCGCCGCAGGTCGATGGCACCGCGGTATTCCTGACCGCGCGCAGCGAGCTCACCCCGCACGCGCTGCTTCACAACCTCAAGCACAACCGGGTGCTCCACAAACACAACTACGTGACCACAGTCCGCACGATGGCGGTGCCGCATGTGTCGCCCGAGGATCGGATCACGGTCGAGCGGATCGACGATCGTTTCAGCACGATCGAGCTGCGCTATGGCTTCATGGACACGCCCGCGGTCCGCGACGACCTGGTCGCGGCGGGCGGCGCGGTGGCCGACGCGGCGCAAGCCAGTTTCTTCATCGGGCGCAACAATTATGCGTTCTCGTCCGACGTGGGCATGCCGGTGTGGCAGGACGTGCTGTTCATCATCCTCCACCGCAACGCCGCCGATCCTACCGACTATTTCGGCATCCCCCACAACCGGGTGATCGAGCTGGGCGCGCAGTATGCGATTTGA